From the genome of Thermaerobacter marianensis DSM 12885:
GGGACGCAAGCCGCGTAGAGCTCCAGCTCCCGGCGCCGGCCCTCTTCCCAGCCCAGGGAGCGGGTGGCCCGGATGGCCTGCTTGACCTGGCGCACGGCGATGGGGGCGTTGGCCGCGATGACCCCGGCCAGTTCCAGGGCCCGGGGCAACAGGCGGGCGGGCTCCGTCACCTCGGTGACCAGGCCGATGCGCCGGGCCGTGTCCACGTCGATGATCTCCCCCGTCATGATCAGCCGGCTGGCCCAGGCCTCGCCGACCACGCGGGGCAGGATCTGGGTGGCGCCGCCGCCGGGCATGATGCCGCGGGTCACCTCGGGCAGGCCGAAGCGGGCGTCGGCGGCGGCCAGGATGAAATCGCAGTTGAGGGCGATCTCGAAGCCGCCCGCCAGGCAGTACCCGCGGACGGCGGCGATCACCGGTACCGGCGTCTCCGCCACCGCCCGGAACATGCGCTGGAAGACGTGGTGCTGGGCGAACCAGGCCTGTTCGTCCAGGGTCGCCCGCTCCTTGAGGTCCGCGCCGGTGCAGAAGGCCCGGTCGCCGGCGCCCGTCAGGACCACGACCCGCAGCCCGGCGCGCCGGTGCAAGTCTTCGAAGCGGGCGGCGATCTCCTCGGCCATGGCCGTGTTGAAGGCGTTCATCCGTTCGGGGCGGTTGAGCCGCACCAGGGCGACCTCGGGCTCGGGCCACTCCAGCCGGACATGGGTGCCCTCCAAGGCAGTCCACCTCCGTGAGGCGAGATACCGCGGGGGGTGCGCGCCGCATGCCGTACGCCACTTGTGCACCACGCACGGCAACGCCGAGAAGTCGAAGAGGATTTCCAGGGCAGAACGCGGCGTCCCTGCCGTCACGGCGGTTTCCGCGCCCCGAGGCGCCCTGCCGGCGCCTGGCGCTGCGGGGCTGGTCAGGGCGTGGCGCCGCCCTGGCAGAACCCGGCACCGTTCCCAAGGGCCGCCGTGGCGTGGCTACCTGGCGTCGCTACGTGGCGTGGCTCCCCCCGCGTGCCGTCCGGCGCCACCCGCGGCCTGCCGCCGGGAGCCCGCGGATCCCACCTAGCCGGCAGCCGCCGGCGCCGCGGCGCTTCCGCGCCGGGCCCGCAGGGCTCGCAGCAGCCGCCGCCGGGCGGCGAAGGCCGCCTGAAAGGCCCGGTAGCGCAGGGGGGCGTACACCCGCTCGAACTCGCCGATGTACTCCACCAGCTCGGCGCCGAAGCCCTTCTTGAACCGGTACAGGCCGTAGTGCGGGTCGGCGGGGTCCACGTTGCCCGATACCCCGCGGAAGTCGTAGATGCGGCAGCCCTCGGCGATGGCCCACTGGATGGCCGCCCACTGGGCGGCGTGGCTGGGCATCACCTTGCGGGCCTCGTAGTCCGTGCCGCCGTACAGGTACCACACCGTGTCACCGCAGCGGAAGACCATGATCCCCGCCACCGGCCGCCCCTGGTACTCGGCCAGAAAGATCCGCCCGTGACCCGGCACCAGCAGGTGCCGCCACAGCGCCTCATAATAGGAAAAGGCCCGGATGGCGAAGCGCTGGCGGGCCGCCGTCATCTGCAGCAGGCGGTAGAACGCGGCCAGGTCCGCCTCGCTGGCGGCGACCCGGGTGGTGACGCCCTGGCGGGCGGCGTAACGGATGTTGTACCGGGTCTTGGACTCGAAGCGGGCCAGGGTCTCGCCGGGGGTGGGGGCCAGCTGGAGCCGCATGACGAACCGCGGCTGCAGGGCCTCGAAGGCGGTGGCCTCGGTGCCCCGCCGGAATCCCAGCCCGGCCAGCAGCTCCACGGCCTCCCGGCGCTCCACCGGGACGTCGGGGTCGACCCGCAGGACGAAGGCCCGGTGCCGCCGGGCTTCCTCGGCGGCCGCCCCCAGCAGCGCCCGCACCGCCTCCCGGTCGGCGTAATCGACGGCGGGGCCCGTGGGCGCGTAGAACACCGTGCCCAGCCCCGGCAGGCGGCGGGCCAGCACCGTCATGGCCCCGCGGGCCCCGTTGCCGTCGCGGGCCAGAAAGCGCAGGGGCTCCCACCCCGTGGCCCGCTTGACCTCACCCCAGCCCCAAAGCTGCATGAAGTGGGGCTTGCCGCAGCCCGCCACGGCCCGGTCGTAGGCCTCGCGGTCCTGGGGGCCGGCAGGCTCCACCGTCACAGAGGTCCGCTGGCTCATTCCACCGTCTCCTCGTCAGGACGAACCGGCCCGCGCCTTGCTGCCACAGGCCCGGCCGGGGCCCGCACCGGGGCCGGGACGGGCCCCGCGACCGGGCCTTGGACGGCACAGGCGACGGGGCCTGGGACCGCAGCCGGCACCGGGCCCGCCCCGGCGTCGCCGCCCGCGCCGCCGGGAACTTCCGCAGCGGGGAGGGGAACCTCTGCGGGATGGCCCGCTGGGAGGCCGGCGTGGGCGAGGGAATCGGGGGCGGTCCCATCGGTGCCGCTGGCCGGTCCCGCCGGAAAGGCGAGGGGCGCCGCGACCAGCTCCACCACCTGTCGCTGGGGCCAGGCCACGGCCACGGGCCGCCCGCCCCGCAGGTAGACCACGGGCAGGTGGGCCGCTGCCGTCAGCCGCCCCACCACCAACTCGACCTCTTGGCCGGGCTCCAGGTCCAGGCCCGTGGCGTCCAGCAGGCAGTGGTTCATCATGAACTCGCCCCGCAAGGGCACTTCCCGGCCGCCGACCCGGAGCCGGGGCCCCGGCGGCAACCCGGCGGCGCCCAGCACCCGGCTTGCGCCCAGGGCCCCCAGCAGCCGCCGCGCCAGGATCACCAGGCGGTCGCTCCAGAAGCGGGCCTCCCGCACGGGCCGCAGGCCGTCGGCCAGCCCCACGGGGAGCACCGCCACGGGAGCGCCCGGCCGGGCCCAGCCGCCGCGGTAGCCGGGATCCAGGGAGGCCGCCCGGCGGACCGCCCCCACCCGGACCACCAGCCGCGACGGCGGGCGCACCGCCAGCCCCGCCCGCCGGGCGGCGCGCGGCGCGTAGCCGTAAAGCAGGTTGCCCACCCGCACCATGTCCAGCTGGGCATGCGAGGCCAGGACCAGCAGGTGGCTCTCGGCGCAGTGGACCAGGGGCGGCCGCAGTCCCTGCTGCTCCAGCCGCTGAACCAGCCGGAGGAACCGGTCGAGGAGGCGCAGGGCCAGCCCCGGCCGGGCGGCGGTGGGGAAGTGGGCGTAAAGGCCCTCCACGCGGATGCCGGGCAGGGACTGCGCCTCAGCCAGCGCCGCCGCCACCCGGTCGGGGTGGAAGCCGCCGCGGCCGAAGCCCATGTCGACCTCCAGGTGGACCGCGCAGGGTCCGGGCGGGGAGCCGGTACGGGCCGCCTGTCCCGCCCGGGCCGATTCCGCCGCCTGGGCCAGGCGCCGGAGGGTCGTTTCGTCGTGCACCGTGGCCGTCAGGCCTTCCCGGACCCAGTGGTGGGCCAGGGCGGGGTCGACGGGCTGGAAGACCAGGATGGGAGCGGTGATCCCGGCCCTGCGCAGGCGCAGGGCCGCCTCCAGGGTGTCGGTGCCGAGGCCGTCGGCCCCGGCGGCCACCAGCGTGCGGGCGGCCATCTCGGCCCCCAGGCCGTACCCGTCGCCCTTCACCACGGCCAGGATGCGGGTCCCCGGCCGGACGAACCGGCGCACCGCCGCCAGGTTGGCGGCCAGCACGTCCAGGTCGACCTCGATGCGGGCCCGGGCCAGGGCGGCGGCCAGCTCGGCCGGCCAGGTCACGGCCACGTCTCCCGATCCGTCGGGTATCTCTTGCTGCTCCACCGTCGACGCCCTTTCCCGCCCGCCGCCCGCCGGGCAAAGTCCCCAGCGGGGCCCGCCTCCGCCCCGACCGCCGCCGGCCGCAACGGTGCCGGGCGCAGCCGGCGCCGGGCGGAGCCGCAGGGCCCACGCCCCACGCCGGTCCGGGCCGCCGGTTCGTCCCGGCCATGTGCTGCGAAACCTTCGCCCCCGCGGGCGCGGGCTCCTGTCGAAGCGCTCCTTGTCAAAGCCTGCCTGCCGGGGCGGCCGTCCATTCGGCCCCGGCCCGGCAGGCTTTGACGGGTTGGCTGCCGAACCGCAACATATCCAAAGAAAGCACCTCGCCCGCCGGGAAGCAAGTCAAGCAACAATCATCACGAAAGGAGAAGGAGTTGTCCCGTGGCAGACGCCGATCACCGTGCCGGAGCGGGGACCACCTCGGCCGGGACCGGTGCCAGCCTGGTCCCGGCCGGCGCCCCGCCCGCGTACCACCGGTTGCTGGAGCGGCTCGGCCAGGTCAGCGACCTGCGGGCCGCCGCCTCCCTGCTCAACTGGGACGAAGAGGTCAACATGCCGCCGGGCGGCGCCGCCGCCCGGGCGGAGCAGAAGGCCACCATCAGCCGCCTGGCCCACCAGGCCTTCACCGCCCCCGAAGTGGGGGAGTGGCTGGACGAACTTTCCGGCTGGGAGGCGCAGCTGGACCCCGAAAGCGACGCCGCGGCCCTGTTGCGGGTGACCCGCCGGGATTACGAGCGGTCGCGCCGGGTTCCTCCGGACCTGGTGGCGGAGCTGGCCCGGGCCTCGTCCCAGGGGTACCAGGCCTGGATGGAAGCCCGTTCCCAGCGGCGCTTTGCACCCTTCGCCCCGGCCCTGGCCCGCCTGGTCGAGCTGCGGCGGCAGCTGGCCGACGCCCTGGGCTATCCCGAAGAGCCGTACGATGCCCTGCTGGAGGGCCACGAGCCCGGCATGCGCACCCGCCAGGTGCGGGAGCTTTTCGCCCGGCTCAAGGAGGGGCTGGTCCCCCTGGTCCAGGCCATCGCCGAGCGCCAGGACCGGGTAAGGGACGACTTCCTCCATGGTGACTTCCCCGACGCCGACCAGTGGGAGCTGACCCTGGAGGCGCTGCGGGCCATCGGCTTCGACTTCCAGCGGGGCCGCCAGGACCGGTCCGTCCACCCCTTCACCGCGGGGCTGGCCGCGGGCGACGTGCGGCTGACCACGCGGATCTTCCCGGATGTGTTCGGCCCCGCCCTGTTCAGCAGCCTGCACGAAGGGGGCCACGGCCTCTACGAGCAGGGCTTCCCCGCGGCATGGCACCGCACGCCCCTGGCCGAGGCGGCTTCCTCGGCGGTGCACGAGTCCCAGAGTCGCCTGTGGGAGAACGTCATCGGCCGGTCGCGGGAGTTCTGGACCTTCTTCTTCCCCAAGGTCCAGGCCCGCTTCCCCCGCCAGCTGGAGGGCGTGGACGCCGAGGCGATGTACCGGGCGGTCAACCGCTCGCGGCCGTCCCTGATCCGCGTGGAGGCCGACGAGGTGACCTACAACCTCCACATCATGCTGCGGTTCGAGCTGGAGCTGGCCCTGCTGGGCGGCGACCTGCCCGTCGACGAGCTGCCCGGGGCCTGGCGGGAGAAGACCCTGGCCTACCTGGGCCTCGAGCCTGCCGACGACGTGGAGGGCGTGCTGCAGGACATCCACTGGTCCTGGGGAGGCTTCGGCTACTTCCCCAGCTACGCCCTGGGCAACCTGATCGCCCTGCAGCTCTGGGAAGCCGCCTTGCGGGACGAACCGGCGCTGCCCGAGCGGATCGCCCGCGGCGACCTGCGCGGCGTGCTGGAGTGGATGCGGGAGCACGTCCACCGGAACGGCGCCCGCTGGGAGCCCCTGGAGCTGGTGCGGCGGGTGACGGGAGCGGAGCTCAGCGAGGAGCCCTTCCTGCGTTACGTCCGGCGCAAGTACGGGGAACTGTACGGGCTGTGATGCCCGGCACGCGCCGGCCAGCGCCGGGCCGCGGCACGACGGCAAGCCGGTTCCCGCGGCCAGCGTGACGCGGCCCCGGGCCTGGTGTGTGACGGGCGGCCTGCGGCGATGGCGGGCGTTGGCGCCGACGGCGCGACGCGACGCCGGGCGGTGGTCACGCCCGGCGCGAAGGGACGGAGGTGGCACCGTGGCCATCGTGGCCGTCAGCATCGCCCCCGTGGGCGAGGGGGTCAGCGTGAGCCCCTGGGTGGCGCGGGCCCTGAAGGTGCTGGCCGCCCAGGACCGGGTCCGCTACCAGGTGGGGCCCATGTTCACCACCTTGGAAGGCGACCTGGACGAGATCCTGGATCTGGTCCGCGCGATGCATGAGGCGATGTTCGAGGGCGGGGCCCGGCGGGTGTCCACGGTGATCAAGATCGACGACCGCCGGGACCGGCCCCAGACCATGGAAGAGAAGGTGGCGGCGGTGGAGCGGCAACTGCAGGCGGGCGACGGCCAGGGGACGGCGGCGTCGGGAGCCCGGCCGGTGGCGCAGGGCGAGCAGGCTCCGGAAGCGGGGCAAGGGGCCCGGGACGCCGGGGCCCGCCCGTCATGAAGAACCGGCGCCGTCATCCGGGCGCCGCCGGCGCCGGGGCACCTGCCGCGGCCCAACCGGCCGGGCTGGCGGGCACGCCCGGCCCCGCGGTGGAGGCCCGTTCGACCCGCAAGGGCCTGATCCTGGCCTCGCTGATGCTGGCCATGTTCATGGCCGCCATCGAGGGCACCATCGTGTCGACGGCGATCCCGTCCATCGTCGCCGATCTGGGCGGCTTCTCCCGCTTCAGCTGGGTGTTCTCCGCCTTTCTCCTGACGTCGGCGGCCTCGGTGCCGATCTACGGCAAGCTGGCCGACCTGTACGGCCGCAAGCCCGTCTTCATCGCCGGGGCTGCCCTGTTCCTGCTGGGGTCGGCCCTGTGCGGCACGGCGTCCAACATCGGCCAGCTGGTGGTCTTCCGTGCCTTGCAGGGGCTGGGGGCGGGGGCGGTCCAGCCCATCACCCTGACCATCGTCGGCGACCTGTACCGCCTGGAAGAGCGGGCTCGGGTGCAGGGGTACCTGTCCAGCGTCTGGGGCGTCTCGGCGGTCGTGGGGCCGGCCGCCGGCGGGCTCCTGGTGCAGTACGCCGGGTGGCCGTGGATCTTCTACGTCAACCTGCCCATCGGGCTTCTGGCCATCGCGGGCATCGCCTTCTTCCTTCGCGAATCGCCGCGCCGCGGCCGGGTGTCCATCGATCTGGCCGGTACCTTTTGGATGGTGGTGGCGGTCAGCGCCCTGCTGCTCCAGCTGGTCGAGGGCGGGACCGCTTGGCCGTGGCTGTCGGGGACCCCGGTGGCGCTGCTGGCCGTGACGGCGGTGGCGGGTTGGCTGTTCGTCCGGCAGGAGCGGCGGGCGCCGGATGCGCTGCTGCCCCTGGAGCTGCTGGGCCGGCCCGTCATCCGGACGGGGAACCTGGGCGGCCTGGTGGGCGGCATCGTCCTCATGGGCCTCTCGTCCACGGTGCCCACCTTCGTCCAGGGGGTGCTGGGGCAGACGCCGGCGGTGGCCGGGTTTGCCGTGGCCACCCTGTCCGTCGGATGGCCCCTGGCCAGCTCCCAGGCGGGCCGGCTGATGCTGCGCTGGGGCTTCCGCGGAACCGCCGTCCTGGGATCCCTGTTCGGCATGGCGGGGGTGCTGGTGCTGCTGCTGGCGGGAACCGGGGCCTCACCGTGGCAGGTGGCGGCGGGTTGCTTCCTGGTGGGCGTCAGCATGGGCCTGGTCATGACGACCTACATCGTGTCGATCCAGGAGTCGGTGCCCCACCACCAGCGGGGCGTGGCCACGGGGTCCCAGGCCTTCGCCCGGATGCTCGGCAGCGCCGTGGGAGCCGCCCTGCTGGGCGGGGTGATCAACGCCCGGATGGAGGGAGGGCTGCTGGCGGCGGGCCATCCCGATCTGTTGCGGCTCGGCGCCGACGCCGGCAACTGGCTGCTGGATCCCGACCGGCGGGCGGCCCTGGATCCGGCCGCCTTCGAGGCCTTGCGGCAGGCGCTGGCGGGGGCGTTCCACGCGGCCATGCGGGTCGTGATGGGCCTGGCCGTGCTGGTGCTTCCCATCGCCCGGACCTTGCCCCGGGGGGTCGAACCGGCCGCCGCCACCGGCCGGCCGCAACCGGGGGCGCGGTAGCCGGCCGGGGAGGGTACCACGGCAAAGCGGGGGCCGCGGCACTGGGTGCCCCGGCCCCCGCCGTGCTCCGCCCGGTTCGGTTCGTGGAGAGGCCATCGCTTCCGTGCCGCGGCCCCGGGGACCGGCCGGCCGCGGCACGGCCGTCCGGGGAACGGCCCGGCGGGGCCGGTTCGTCCCGGGCCGGCGGCGCCGTCACCCGCAGCACCCCGAGCCGCCCGAGCCGCCCGAGCCGCCGGACCCACCCGTCCCGCCGGTTGGGCCGGCGCCACCCGTGGCGTTGGCGGCCGTGGTGAGGGACTGGGGCTGGCACTGGGCGAAGAGGCCGATCAGCACGATGCGGCTCAGATTCGGCTGCATCACGTCGGGGCTGATCTCGGCGGTGACGATCAGGTCGTTGAAGGGCGCCACCTGCCGGCCCGGGGGCACCGCCAGCGACCCGGTCCAGACCCGCGGCGTCAGGAGCGGGTTCGTCCGGACCAGGGGGATCTTGACGGTGCGGCCGTCGGGGGCCACGCCCCGCAGCCAGGCGACGAAGGTCGCACCACCGAAGGTCGAAGGCGGCGGCAGGTCGATGGTGCCGACGAGCACGTTGGCCCCCACCGCCGCCGACTGGAAGATCCGCGCCACGCCACCCGCCTCGGCGCCCCGCGGCACGTTGGCCGTGCGGAAGAGCAGCATGCAGCACTCCACCGTGGGGACCACCGGCCCCGGGCTCGTGGGCACGCAGATCAGTTGCCCCGGGAAGATCAGGTTGGGGTTGACGATCTGCGGATTGGCCTGGAGCAGGGCCTGCAGGGTGACCCCGAAGGTCTGGGCGATGAGGAAGAGGGTGTCCCCCGGTGCCACCATGTACAGCACGCCGTTCGGGCACGGCGGCGGGGGCGGCGGCGGCGCAGGCGGGATCGTCGGCACGCAGATCAGCTGCCCCGGCACCAGGACGTTGGGGTTCGGGATCTGCGGGTTGGCCGCGATAAGAGCCTGCAACGTCACCCCGAACCGCTGGGCGATGAAGAACAGCGTGTCACCCGGCTGCACCTTGTAGATGAACCCGCCGCGGCACGCAGGCGGCGGGGGCGGCAGGACCCCGGTGGGCACGCAGATGCGCTGCCCGGGGACGATGGCGCTGGGGTCGGGGATCTGCGGGTTGGCCGCGATGAGGGCCTGCAGCGTCACCCCGAACCGCTGGGCGATGAAGAACAGCGTGTCCCCGGGCTGCACCGTGTAGATGAACCCGTTGGGGCACGGGGGCGGCGGCGGCACGATCACCCCGGTGGGCACGCAGATCTGCTGCCCGGGGAAGATGGTGCTGGGGTCGGGGATCTGCGGGTTGGCCGCGATGAGGGCCTGCAGCGTCACCCCGAACCGCTGGGCGATGAAGAACAGCGTGTCCCCGGGCTGCACCGTGTAGATGAACCCGTTCGGGCACGGCGGCGGGGGCGGGAACTGGTGGGATTGAGGGTCACCGGCCGCGCCCGCCGTTCCGCCTTCGGCGGCTGCCGCCTGCTCGGCCATGCCCTCTCCGTTCCCGCCGGGGGCGAAAACGGGCTCCCCGGCAGGGTGGATGTCGGGGGCTGCCGCCGCCTCGGCCGCCTGGGGCTCAGGGGATTGGCCGTGGAAACGGACGTCGTCCTGGGCCATCGGTGTTCCACCTCCCACGGCGGTGTATGCCGCCGCGGGTCCCCCGGTCCCGGTGGCAGGTGGCGCTTGGGCGATGGCGCAGGCAATCGGGCGCCGGTCCCGGGCGAGTCGAGCCGAGTCGGGCCCGCCCGGTGGCGTGCCCGCGACGGCGGCCGCCCGTTGACATGACCGCCCGCCCACGCCATGGTAAGGGTAACAACCGACGCATCGACTCCGTGGTGTGCCCATCCTTTGGGGCAGGGTGAGGCGCCGGCGGCTTCGCCGCATCCCGGCGCCAATTCCCGACCGGCAGTGATGGGGCGGCCCGGCGGCCCCTCCCACCGGTCCCGTGCCGCCGCCGCGTTCGCCCGGCGCGGTGGCGACGGGAACGGGGAACCCGCGATGCGGGGAACCCGGACCGGTACGGAGCCGGCGCCTGGGTCAGCCCACGAGCCTGCCAGCCTCGGCGGTTGATCCGGTGAGAATCCGGAGCCGACGGTATAGTCCGATCGGGCAGAGGTGGCGCACCCGGGTGGCGAGGGCGTGCCCCCTCCCGTCCGGCCTGCAAACCGTACGGATGCGGGTGGCTCGACCGCCCGCCCCCGGTGACCTCTGCCCGGCGCCCATCCCCAGGATGGCGCCGGGTTTCGTCTTGGGAAGGGCACCGCGGGCGATGCCGGTGAGCAGGTGGGAGGTGAAGCCGGTGGCGGTACGCGACGGTACGGCGTGGCCGGCGGCGGCCGGGTTCGTCCCCGGTTCCCCCGCCGCCAGCGGGCCGGCGGCGGAGGACGGGAGGGTCCCGCGGGCTGCGAAGGCATCGGGGGACGGCCGTGTTCCGGGCAACGGAAGGCACGCCGCAGGCTCCACGGTCGCCGGGCCCGCGGCGGCGCGGGCGGAGGGGCAGGCCGGCCACCACGGGCCTGAGGATCCCGGCCGGCCCCTGCACGGCACGTGGCGGCTCAAGACGGGCCTGGCCCGCATGCTCAAGGGCGGGGTGATCATGGACGTCACCACCCCCGACGAGGCACGCATCGCGGAAGAGGCCGGGGCGGTGGCGGTGATGGCCCTGGAACGGGTGCCGGCGGACATCCGGGCGGCGGGCGGCGTGGCGCGCATGGCCGACCCGGACCGCATCCAGGCCATCATGGAGGCCGTGACCATCCCCGTCATGGCGAAGTGCCGCATTGGACACTTCGTCGAGGCCCAGATCCTCGAGGCCCTGGGCGTCGACTTCATCGACGAGAGCGAGGTCCTGACGCCCGCCGACGACCGCTTCCACATCGACAAGCACGCCTTCAAGGTCCCCTTCGTTTGCGGTGCCCGCGACCTGGGCGAGGCCCTGCGCCGCATCGCCGAGGGGGCGGCCATGATCCGCACCAAGGGCGAGCCCGGTACGGGCGACGTCGCCGAGGCGGTGCGCCACATGCGCCGGATGAACGAGCAGATCCGCCGGGTGCGGGAGGCCGGCGACGAGGAGCTGGTGGCCCTGGCCCGCGATCTGGGCGCTCCCTATGAGCTGCTCCTCGAGGTGCGGCGGCTGGGGCGCCTGCCCGTGGTCAACTTCGCCGCCGGTGGCATCGCGACCCCGGCCGACGCCGCCTTGATGATGCAGCTGGGCGCCGACGGCGTCTTCGTCGGCTCGGGGATCTTCAAGTCCGCCAATCCCGCGGCGCGGGCGCGGGCCATCGTCGAGGCGGTGGCCCACTACGACGATCCGGCCTGGCTGGCACGGATCTCCGGCGGGCTGGGCGAGGCCATGGCGGGCATCGCCGCCCACACCCTGGCCGAGGGGCAGCGGATGCAGCAGCGGGGCGGGTGAGCCGGGTCGGTGAACCGGCGGGGGTGCGGGAAGCCCCCCTGCGCGTCGCCGGCCATGCAGCGCCGGGCGGGGCCGGACAGGCCCGCCCGTGCGGCGAAGGATCGGAGGTCGGTCGCGCGATGCACGACGACGTGGAAACCCGGGGGAACGGTGCGGGTCACCGGCCCGTCGCCCGCGGGGCCGGTGGCCCGCGGATCGGCGTGGTCGCCCTTCAGGGCGATGTGGAGGAACACGTCACGTACCTGGAGCGGGCCGGGGCGGACGTGCGGCCGGTGCGGGTGCCCGGCGATCTGGAAGGGCTCGGCGGGCTGGTGCTTCCCGGCGGGGAGAGCACGGCCATCGGCCGCCTCATGGAGCGGGCGGGTTTGCTGGACGCCCTGCGGGAGCGGGTCCGGAGCGGGGACATGGCCTTCTTCGGGACCTGCGCCGGGATGATCCTGCTGGCCCGGGAGGTGGCGGGCGGCGAGCCACCGCGCCTCGGCTGCATGGACCTGGCCGTGGAACGAAACGCCTACGGCCGGCAGGTGGACAGCTTCGAGGTCGACCTGACCGTTCCCGCCCTGGGGGAGGTCCCCCTGCGGGCCGTGTTCATCCGTGCGCCGGTGGTGCGGGCCGTGGGCCCCAAAGTGGAGGTGCTGGCCGTCTGGCAGGGGCGCCCTGTGCTGGTCCGGCAGGGGCGGTGCCTGGCCAGCGCCTTCCACCCGGAACTGGCCGGGGACCTGCGGGTGGCCCGCCTGTTCCTGGACATGGTGGCCGCCTAGCGGGTCGGTGGCATCCGGCCGGCGGGGGAAGGAAGCGGAGAAGGGGAAGCGGAGAAGAAGGGGAAGCGGAGAAGGCACCCGGCCGGCGCCTCCTGGCGCCGGCCGGGCGCCTTCCGGGGGCCAGGAAGGCCCCACCCGCGGCGGGTCAAACCCATCGGCCGCCCAGCGCCCGGAGCACCCGCCCGCTGAGCCAGGCCGCCAGCACGGCCTTGGCCAGGTCCCCGGGGATGAAGGGCAGGACGGCTCCGGCCCAGACCTGGGGCCAGGCCCGCCCCGTCTCCAGGGCGAACCAGGGGGCGCCGATGGCGTACACCAAGACGATTCCGCCCACCACGGCGGCCAGGAAGGCCCGGCCGAAGCGGGGCACCCCGGCCGGACCGGTCATGGTGCCCCGGCCGGTCCCCGTGCCGGCCAGAAGGCCGGCCAGCCAGGCCGCCAGGGGATAGCTGACGAGAAACCCGCCCGTGGGCCCGGCCAGCGTCGCCAGGCCGGCGGCGCCGCCGGCGAAGACCGGCGCACCGGCAATGCCCAGCAGCAGGTACACCAGCTGGGCGGCCAGGCCCCACCGCGGCCCCAGCAGGAGGCCCGAGAGCATGACGCCCAGGGTCTGCCCCGTGATGGGAACGGGGGTGAAGGGCAGCGGGATGCGGAGCTGGGCGAGAACGGCGGTCAGGGCGGCCATCAGGCCGGCCATCGCCAGGGACCGGGTGGGGGTGGTGGTGCCGCCGCGGGCGACCGCGGTGGTGCCGGAACGGCTGGCGGAGGTTTCAGGCCGCGGGTCGGCCGGCATGGTTCTCCCTCCTCGAATGACAAGCTCGGCCAGGGGCGCCTGGGACAGGCCCTGGCGAACGGTATGAGCGTAGCGCCAGGAGGGGGTGTTTGTCAACCAACAACGACTTTTGGTTGACAATTCCGGAACCACGCTTTGCGCCGCCCGCCGGGGCAGCGGCTCCTGCCCACGGCTCCTGCCGTCGGCTCCTGCCAACAACTCCTGCAGCCCCACCTATCCGCAACCACCAACGGCCGCTGCCAACAGCGCCTCGATTAACAGCGTCTCCCGGCAGCTGGTTCCACCGGCCCCGGGCCTTCCTTCAGGGCCAACGGCCCCTGGTGGTACCGTCTCGTACCACGGTCACGCGCAAGAACCGGTGGGCAGG
Proteins encoded in this window:
- the pdxT gene encoding pyridoxal 5'-phosphate synthase glutaminase subunit PdxT — encoded protein: MHDDVETRGNGAGHRPVARGAGGPRIGVVALQGDVEEHVTYLERAGADVRPVRVPGDLEGLGGLVLPGGESTAIGRLMERAGLLDALRERVRSGDMAFFGTCAGMILLAREVAGGEPPRLGCMDLAVERNAYGRQVDSFEVDLTVPALGEVPLRAVFIRAPVVRAVGPKVEVLAVWQGRPVLVRQGRCLASAFHPELAGDLRVARLFLDMVAA
- the pdxS gene encoding pyridoxal 5'-phosphate synthase lyase subunit PdxS, giving the protein MHGTWRLKTGLARMLKGGVIMDVTTPDEARIAEEAGAVAVMALERVPADIRAAGGVARMADPDRIQAIMEAVTIPVMAKCRIGHFVEAQILEALGVDFIDESEVLTPADDRFHIDKHAFKVPFVCGARDLGEALRRIAEGAAMIRTKGEPGTGDVAEAVRHMRRMNEQIRRVREAGDEELVALARDLGAPYELLLEVRRLGRLPVVNFAAGGIATPADAALMMQLGADGVFVGSGIFKSANPAARARAIVEAVAHYDDPAWLARISGGLGEAMAGIAAHTLAEGQRMQQRGG
- a CDS encoding biotin transporter BioY, with the protein product MPADPRPETSASRSGTTAVARGGTTTPTRSLAMAGLMAALTAVLAQLRIPLPFTPVPITGQTLGVMLSGLLLGPRWGLAAQLVYLLLGIAGAPVFAGGAAGLATLAGPTGGFLVSYPLAAWLAGLLAGTGTGRGTMTGPAGVPRFGRAFLAAVVGGIVLVYAIGAPWFALETGRAWPQVWAGAVLPFIPGDLAKAVLAAWLSGRVLRALGGRWV
- a CDS encoding LysM peptidoglycan-binding domain-containing protein, which produces MAQDDVRFHGQSPEPQAAEAAAAPDIHPAGEPVFAPGGNGEGMAEQAAAAEGGTAGAAGDPQSHQFPPPPPCPNGFIYTVQPGDTLFFIAQRFGVTLQALIAANPQIPDPSTIFPGQQICVPTGVIVPPPPPCPNGFIYTVQPGDTLFFIAQRFGVTLQALIAANPQIPDPSAIVPGQRICVPTGVLPPPPPACRGGFIYKVQPGDTLFFIAQRFGVTLQALIAANPQIPNPNVLVPGQLICVPTIPPAPPPPPPPCPNGVLYMVAPGDTLFLIAQTFGVTLQALLQANPQIVNPNLIFPGQLICVPTSPGPVVPTVECCMLLFRTANVPRGAEAGGVARIFQSAAVGANVLVGTIDLPPPSTFGGATFVAWLRGVAPDGRTVKIPLVRTNPLLTPRVWTGSLAVPPGRQVAPFNDLIVTAEISPDVMQPNLSRIVLIGLFAQCQPQSLTTAANATGGAGPTGGTGGSGGSGGSGGSGCCG